Proteins encoded in a region of the Streptomyces akebiae genome:
- a CDS encoding ABC transporter substrate-binding protein produces MNSSPPSRRSVLRWGAGATGALATLPALTACGQTVGAARTTRQAATRPGQKVNLVFWTWVPMQKTVDLWNRTHPDIHVEMQTIPQNVQGGYQKMHASLTAGNPPDLAQVEYHELPGFMLVNGLTDLSAYGADELRDSYVPWQWNQGVFDGRVRTIPQASGPMGLFYRKDLFEKWGIETPATWAEFEQAARVVKARGGGARLCTFAPNQPSWFAAMCWQRGARWIRTEGDDWIVDMNSDLSREVADFWERMVRDDLVFVGPDMSSAWFRQVQTGQISAWVGPQWGDAMLRSNAPGTKGKWRVAPLPQWTRGDNASANWGGSSTAILQGTRHPREALRFAHWVNTDPEAVDLNISVGYGWPAAAGVFRGSALDKPDPFFGGQRYNDVFTASDRAIDTSWKWSPTTDADFAQFGDAFGAAMAGGGSLAATLAGAQKNTVDNLLAKGLKARSA; encoded by the coding sequence ATGAACAGCTCACCACCCTCGCGGAGGTCGGTGCTCCGATGGGGCGCCGGGGCGACCGGAGCACTTGCCACGCTCCCCGCCCTCACCGCCTGCGGTCAGACCGTGGGAGCCGCCCGCACGACCCGGCAGGCGGCCACCCGCCCCGGACAGAAGGTGAACCTCGTCTTCTGGACCTGGGTGCCGATGCAGAAAACCGTCGACCTGTGGAACCGGACGCACCCCGACATCCACGTCGAGATGCAGACCATCCCCCAGAACGTGCAGGGCGGCTACCAGAAGATGCACGCCTCGCTGACGGCCGGGAACCCGCCGGACCTGGCGCAGGTCGAGTATCACGAGCTTCCCGGCTTCATGCTGGTCAACGGCCTGACGGACCTGAGCGCGTACGGTGCCGACGAGCTGCGCGACAGCTACGTGCCGTGGCAGTGGAACCAGGGCGTCTTCGACGGGCGGGTCCGTACCATCCCGCAGGCGTCGGGCCCGATGGGCCTCTTCTACCGCAAGGACCTCTTCGAGAAGTGGGGCATCGAAACGCCCGCCACCTGGGCCGAGTTCGAGCAGGCCGCCCGCGTGGTGAAGGCCCGAGGCGGCGGCGCCCGACTATGCACGTTCGCGCCCAACCAGCCGAGCTGGTTCGCCGCGATGTGCTGGCAGCGCGGTGCGCGCTGGATACGGACCGAGGGCGACGACTGGATCGTCGACATGAACAGCGACCTCTCGCGTGAGGTGGCCGACTTCTGGGAGCGGATGGTCCGCGACGACCTCGTGTTCGTCGGGCCCGACATGTCCAGCGCCTGGTTCAGGCAGGTCCAGACCGGACAGATCTCCGCCTGGGTAGGCCCCCAGTGGGGCGACGCCATGCTGCGCAGCAACGCACCGGGCACCAAGGGGAAGTGGCGGGTCGCTCCCCTGCCGCAGTGGACTCGGGGGGACAACGCCTCCGCCAACTGGGGCGGATCGTCCACCGCCATCCTCCAGGGCACCCGCCACCCGCGTGAGGCGCTGCGGTTCGCGCACTGGGTCAACACCGATCCCGAGGCCGTGGACCTGAACATCTCGGTCGGCTACGGCTGGCCCGCCGCCGCCGGCGTCTTCCGCGGATCGGCACTCGACAAGCCCGACCCGTTCTTCGGCGGCCAGCGGTACAACGACGTGTTCACCGCGTCCGACCGGGCCATCGACACCTCCTGGAAGTGGTCCCCCACCACGGACGCCGACTTCGCCCAGTTCGGAGACGCCTTCGGTGCGGCCATGGCCGGAGGCGGTTCCCTCGCCGCGACGCTGGCCGGCGCGCAGAAGAACACCGTGGACAACCTGCTGGCCAAGGGCCTCAAGGCGAGGAGCGCGTGA
- a CDS encoding carbohydrate ABC transporter permease, translating to MGTAISRTKNRTKNRAEKRTEKRTPGGRRSARPDRAAWTFLLPFVALFLFTFVLPLGYAVYQSMLKPVRSGPLGLGPATVGFAGLDNYSLALQQSAFLESFARVLLFGVVQIPVMLLLATALALALDTLSHRWAGVLRAAYFLPYGVPGVIASILWGFLYVPGVSPVVDLLGRVGLAPDFLGYDNVLWSIANIVIWEFAGYNMLVIVAQLKAIPQELYEAARIDGAGAWQTAIRIKLPLARPALVLTGVFSIIGTLQLFAEPLVIKPLTSSVTSSYTPNLSAYNEAFANNNIYLAAAESVILALVASVLSFGFLSLVNRGKGRDAR from the coding sequence ATGGGCACCGCGATCAGCCGGACGAAGAACCGGACGAAGAACCGAGCGGAGAAACGGACGGAGAAACGGACACCGGGCGGCCGGCGCTCCGCTCGCCCGGACCGGGCGGCCTGGACGTTCCTCCTCCCCTTCGTCGCCCTCTTCCTGTTCACCTTCGTCCTCCCGCTCGGCTACGCCGTCTACCAGAGCATGCTCAAGCCGGTCCGCTCCGGTCCGCTGGGCCTGGGTCCGGCCACCGTCGGCTTCGCCGGGCTGGACAACTACTCCCTCGCCCTGCAGCAGTCGGCCTTCCTGGAGAGCTTCGCGCGGGTGCTGCTCTTCGGCGTCGTGCAGATCCCCGTGATGCTGCTGCTGGCCACCGCGCTGGCACTGGCCCTCGACACGCTCTCCCACCGCTGGGCGGGCGTCCTGCGAGCCGCCTACTTCCTGCCGTACGGCGTCCCCGGCGTCATCGCCTCGATCCTCTGGGGCTTCTTGTACGTACCGGGCGTCAGCCCGGTCGTCGACCTGCTCGGCAGGGTCGGCCTCGCGCCCGACTTCCTCGGCTACGACAACGTGCTGTGGTCCATCGCCAACATCGTGATCTGGGAGTTCGCCGGCTACAACATGCTGGTGATCGTCGCCCAGCTCAAGGCGATCCCGCAGGAGCTCTACGAGGCCGCGCGCATCGACGGGGCCGGTGCGTGGCAGACGGCGATCCGGATCAAGCTCCCCCTGGCCCGGCCCGCCCTCGTCCTCACCGGTGTCTTCTCCATCATCGGCACGCTGCAGCTCTTCGCCGAGCCGCTCGTCATCAAGCCGCTGACCTCGTCGGTCACCAGTTCGTACACACCGAACCTGAGCGCCTACAACGAGGCGTTCGCCAACAACAACATCTACCTCGCCGCGGCCGAGTCGGTGATCCTCGCCCTCGTCGCGAGCGTGCTGTCGTTCGGCTTCCTCAGCCTGGTGAACCGCGGGAAGGGAAGGGATGCACGGTGA
- a CDS encoding carbohydrate ABC transporter permease, with the protein MSVSTPDVRKPTAAARAPRAATGRRAGKPRRGVRPSRILLVALLTVAALYFLLPVYWLLVASTKSGADLFGSFGLWFSDPQWPHNLSQVFSYDDGVFWSWTWNSFLYAGVGGALATLLACAAGYALAVYRFRGRETVFRVVLAGVLLPSTALALPLYLLFSKVGLANTYWAVLIPSVVSPFGVYLCRIYAEAAVPVEMLEAARVDGAGDWRIFGTLVLRTMTPALVTVFLFQFIGIWNNYFLPLVMLSDDRKYPITLGLTTWQSAADRNPELYQLTIGGAFLSILPLAAAMLVLQRYWRSGLTQGSVKG; encoded by the coding sequence GTGAGCGTGTCCACACCCGACGTCAGGAAGCCGACCGCCGCCGCTCGGGCTCCACGGGCCGCCACGGGACGTCGGGCCGGCAAGCCGCGCCGTGGCGTGAGGCCCTCGCGGATCCTGCTCGTCGCGCTGCTGACCGTCGCGGCGCTCTACTTCCTGCTGCCCGTCTACTGGCTGCTGGTGGCCTCCACCAAGAGCGGTGCCGACCTCTTCGGCAGTTTCGGCCTGTGGTTCTCCGACCCGCAGTGGCCGCACAACCTGTCCCAGGTCTTCTCCTACGACGACGGCGTGTTCTGGAGCTGGACGTGGAACAGCTTCCTGTACGCGGGGGTCGGCGGCGCGCTGGCGACCCTGCTCGCGTGCGCCGCCGGGTACGCCCTTGCCGTGTACCGCTTCCGCGGACGGGAGACGGTCTTCAGGGTGGTGCTCGCCGGTGTGCTGCTGCCCAGCACCGCGCTCGCCCTCCCCTTGTACCTGCTGTTCAGCAAGGTGGGTCTGGCCAACACCTACTGGGCCGTGCTGATCCCCAGCGTGGTCAGTCCGTTCGGCGTGTATCTGTGCCGTATCTACGCCGAGGCGGCGGTGCCCGTCGAGATGCTGGAGGCCGCACGCGTCGACGGCGCCGGCGATTGGCGGATCTTCGGCACCCTGGTGCTGCGCACGATGACGCCCGCGCTGGTGACCGTCTTCCTCTTCCAGTTCATCGGCATCTGGAACAACTACTTCCTGCCGCTGGTCATGCTCTCCGACGACCGCAAGTACCCGATCACCCTGGGCCTGACGACCTGGCAGTCGGCGGCCGACCGCAATCCCGAGCTCTACCAGCTCACGATCGGCGGCGCGTTCCTGTCGATCCTCCCGCTGGCCGCCGCGATGCTCGTCCTCCAGCGCTACTGGCGTTCCGGCCTGACCCAGGGCAGCGTCAAGGGCTGA
- a CDS encoding glycoside hydrolase family 2 protein, translated as MTESIHPSRRTVVTALGAAAVVALPAWPETARAADGAAAAAANGPVLDTHPVTEPSGTHVREVGGTNVVFQYGTVLPAFDGWRTHEPTRDYLSLDKRWRFRFDPADQGLDEGWQSPRHDDRAWDLIDVPAAWDLLDTPGFGSQTAPFGQGTAFADGYAWYRTTVDVPASWRARHVRVAFLAAGYSAEVWLDGKHLGKHEGANSPFALPAAGALRPGTRQTIAVRVFRRASYTDYTAATPRPVTDDHELPYKPVDYWPYAGLTRSAWIEAVPQVTVTKLLVSAANGRLEARAVVENHGTSDFDGRLTLDPGRGSGARPAVVAARIAARSAGVVRVVVRIPGAPRWSPAAPHTLTARATLTAGRTTGPRVDTLSTTYGVRELTVADAQLRLNGKPLFLKGLNWHEETAAHGRAMTPAEYDRELGHITAVGANFIRNCVYNRHPYVYDWADEHGMLVMDDIDTMWLNTPQEKLQTERYGLARALALTMAWNQHNHPSVILWGLQNESEIDPDGAPVYRAWLADLKAAVKAVDLTARPVTWASNTSNDPAFDLADVIGFNEYFGYFYGKDADLGPTLDAVHAKHPDKPILITENGTWSVAGTHGPATTQGTEEWQAASFTAHWDQVAARSEFVAGFTYWVLKDYKQRAGYNQDYNGISVMGLLTFAEERPKLVYDAFRKAVDPRGR; from the coding sequence ATGACCGAATCCATCCACCCGTCCCGGCGCACCGTCGTCACGGCACTCGGCGCTGCCGCGGTCGTCGCCCTGCCGGCCTGGCCGGAGACGGCGCGAGCGGCGGACGGCGCTGCCGCGGCCGCCGCGAACGGCCCGGTTCTCGACACTCACCCCGTCACGGAACCCTCCGGCACCCATGTGCGCGAGGTCGGCGGCACCAACGTCGTCTTCCAGTACGGCACGGTGCTCCCCGCCTTCGACGGCTGGCGCACGCACGAGCCCACGCGCGACTACCTGTCCCTGGACAAGCGGTGGCGCTTCCGCTTCGACCCCGCCGACCAGGGGCTCGACGAGGGCTGGCAGTCCCCGCGCCACGACGACCGGGCCTGGGACCTCATCGACGTCCCGGCGGCCTGGGACCTGCTGGACACCCCCGGATTCGGCTCGCAGACCGCCCCCTTCGGCCAGGGCACGGCGTTCGCCGACGGCTACGCCTGGTACCGCACCACCGTCGACGTGCCCGCGTCCTGGCGTGCCCGGCACGTACGCGTCGCCTTCCTGGCGGCCGGCTACAGCGCCGAGGTCTGGCTCGACGGCAAGCACCTCGGCAAGCACGAGGGCGCCAACTCCCCCTTCGCGCTTCCGGCGGCCGGCGCCCTCCGGCCGGGGACCCGTCAGACGATCGCCGTGCGGGTCTTCCGCCGGGCGAGCTACACCGACTACACGGCCGCCACTCCGCGGCCGGTCACCGACGACCACGAACTGCCGTACAAGCCGGTGGACTACTGGCCCTACGCGGGTCTGACCCGGTCGGCGTGGATCGAGGCGGTCCCGCAGGTCACCGTCACCAAACTGCTCGTGTCCGCCGCGAACGGGCGCCTGGAGGCACGCGCGGTCGTCGAGAACCACGGCACCTCCGACTTCGACGGCCGGCTCACCCTGGATCCCGGCCGGGGGAGCGGCGCCCGGCCCGCCGTCGTCGCGGCCCGCATCGCCGCCCGGTCGGCGGGCGTCGTACGGGTCGTGGTCCGTATACCCGGCGCGCCGCGCTGGAGCCCGGCCGCGCCGCACACGCTCACCGCCCGCGCCACCCTGACCGCCGGGAGAACCACGGGCCCACGGGTGGACACGCTGTCCACCACCTACGGCGTACGCGAACTGACCGTCGCCGACGCTCAGTTGCGGCTGAACGGCAAGCCGCTGTTCCTCAAGGGCCTCAACTGGCACGAGGAGACGGCCGCGCACGGCAGGGCGATGACACCGGCCGAGTACGACCGGGAACTGGGCCACATCACGGCAGTGGGTGCCAACTTCATCCGCAACTGCGTCTACAACCGCCACCCGTACGTCTACGACTGGGCGGACGAGCACGGCATGCTGGTGATGGACGACATCGACACCATGTGGCTCAACACCCCGCAGGAAAAGCTCCAGACCGAGCGCTACGGCCTCGCCCGCGCCCTGGCCCTGACCATGGCGTGGAACCAGCACAACCACCCCTCGGTGATCCTGTGGGGCCTCCAGAACGAGTCGGAGATCGACCCCGACGGCGCCCCCGTCTACCGGGCCTGGCTCGCCGACCTGAAGGCCGCCGTGAAGGCCGTCGACCTCACCGCCCGCCCTGTGACCTGGGCGTCCAACACGAGCAACGACCCCGCGTTCGACCTCGCCGACGTGATCGGGTTCAACGAGTACTTCGGCTACTTCTACGGCAAGGACGCCGACCTCGGCCCCACGCTGGACGCGGTGCACGCGAAGCATCCCGACAAGCCGATCCTGATCACCGAGAACGGCACCTGGTCCGTGGCCGGCACCCACGGCCCCGCCACCACGCAGGGTACGGAGGAGTGGCAGGCGGCGAGCTTCACCGCGCACTGGGACCAGGTGGCCGCGCGCAGCGAGTTCGTCGCCGGATTCACCTACTGGGTACTCAAGGACTACAAACAGCGGGCCGGATACAACCAGGACTACAACGGCATCTCCGTCATGGGGCTGCTCACCTTCGCCGAGGAGCGGCCCAAGCTCGTGTACGACGCGTTCCGGAAGGCCGTCGATCCCAGGGGCAGGTGA
- a CDS encoding cellulase-like family protein — protein sequence MTTAPQQATTSETTGRLAITLWDFSWYTQAGPGEPFADLDRAFAETVDRGFNTVRVCAMPFLLFSGRVPDPESIEVRGLGEEFGQRTRWYDVRGGYPLDGRRRLVELFEAAARHGCRVIVSSWEYQQSPSFADTDAWHRALAEVPGPDRAEAVAEALADLLDFLTERGLADHVAYVEVHNEVDNCSLVPRDGATHYAYLRGPLDRAVKLLRARHPGIPVTYSLGEPWPSEIDDLPEGAQIAHFHFYVYGVLGALYEAVGLGHGTEAAPETATWPTPELAAMLRPDAPAFADYQPDEPWRLAATGIPRELFYAHDWVDPDRWDLWLYENYPAHRQAMRDTLAGWVDSVADFARHRGIPAVLGEGVVGYTPLLTRFEEDAVGKDVAEFVVDRCLAAGFQGVVLTSNAAPHHPMWHTDRDWMRRVNARITAA from the coding sequence ATGACCACCGCACCGCAACAAGCGACCACGAGCGAGACCACGGGCCGACTCGCCATCACCCTGTGGGACTTCAGCTGGTACACACAGGCAGGACCCGGCGAGCCCTTCGCCGACCTCGACCGCGCCTTCGCCGAGACCGTGGACCGGGGCTTCAACACCGTGCGCGTCTGCGCCATGCCCTTCCTGCTGTTCTCCGGCCGCGTCCCCGATCCGGAGTCCATCGAGGTCCGCGGCCTGGGCGAGGAGTTCGGGCAGCGCACCCGCTGGTACGACGTGCGCGGCGGCTATCCGCTGGACGGCCGCCGACGGCTCGTCGAGCTGTTCGAGGCCGCCGCCCGCCACGGCTGCAGGGTGATCGTGTCCTCCTGGGAGTACCAGCAGTCCCCCAGCTTCGCCGACACCGACGCCTGGCACCGCGCCCTGGCCGAGGTGCCCGGCCCGGACCGCGCGGAGGCGGTGGCCGAAGCCCTCGCCGACCTCCTCGACTTCCTCACCGAGCGCGGGCTGGCCGACCACGTCGCCTACGTCGAGGTGCACAACGAGGTCGACAACTGCTCCCTGGTACCGCGCGACGGCGCCACCCACTACGCCTATCTGCGCGGCCCGCTCGACCGTGCCGTGAAGCTGCTGCGGGCCCGCCACCCCGGCATCCCCGTCACCTACTCGCTGGGCGAGCCCTGGCCGAGCGAGATCGACGACCTGCCGGAGGGGGCGCAGATCGCGCACTTCCACTTCTACGTCTACGGCGTGCTCGGCGCGCTCTACGAGGCGGTCGGACTCGGGCACGGCACCGAGGCGGCACCCGAGACGGCCACCTGGCCCACCCCCGAACTGGCCGCCATGCTGCGCCCCGACGCGCCCGCCTTCGCCGACTACCAGCCGGACGAACCCTGGCGACTGGCCGCCACCGGAATCCCGCGCGAACTGTTCTACGCACACGACTGGGTCGACCCCGACCGCTGGGACCTGTGGCTCTACGAGAACTATCCGGCCCACCGGCAGGCCATGCGGGACACGCTGGCCGGATGGGTCGATTCCGTCGCCGACTTCGCCCGTCACCGTGGCATCCCCGCCGTCCTCGGCGAAGGCGTCGTGGGCTACACCCCGCTGCTGACACGCTTCGAGGAGGACGCCGTCGGCAAGGACGTCGCCGAGTTCGTCGTCGACCGCTGCCTCGCCGCGGGCTTCCAGGGCGTCGTCCTGACCTCCAACGCGGCCCCGCACCACCCCATGTGGCACACCGACCGGGACTGGATGCGGCGGGTCAACGCCCGTATCACCGCGGCCTGA